A window of Streptomyces broussonetiae genomic DNA:
AAGGGCGTGGCGCCGCGCGCCCTCATCCCCGTCTCCCGGCGCCGTCCGCGTACCGCCCACCCACAGGGCAACCGGCTCTCCGGCTACCTGATACCGCTTCCCGTCGGCGAACCGGACCCGCTCGGCCGCCTGGACACCGTGCGTACGGCGATGATCCGCAACAAGGACGCGGGACCGAACCGGGGTGCGGGCGCCGTGGCCCTGCTCGCCGACCACGTCCCGGCCCTCGGCCACCGGCTCGGCGGTCCCCTCGTCGGCCAGGCCGCGCGGCTGTGGTTCGACATCCTGGTCACCAGCGTGCCGCTGCCCGGGCTCGGGCTCAGGCTCGGCGGTCACGAGCTGACCGAGGTCTATCCACTGGCCCCGCTCGCTCCCGGCCAGTCTCTCGCGGTGGCGATCTCGACGTACCGCGGCCGTGTGCACTACGGCCTGGTCGCCGACGCGCAGGCGGTGCCGGACCTGGACCGGTTCGCCCACGCGGTGTCGGCCGAGATCGAGACGCTGCTGTCCGCCTGCGAGGCCTGAGGGGCACCCACCCGTCCACCCGCACCCCTCTTGTCGCCGGGTGCGGGTGGCCCCCTCGGGCGTCGCTCCTCGACACGCCCCGACCACGCCCCGACGTCGGCGACCGTCCGGATCGTGGTCCTGCTCCGGGCGGGTTTGGCGGGTGGCCGGTCCGCTCCGTAAAATTCCCCGTTCGAAAGCGGGCGCGAGTCGGCGCGCTGCGCGGGTGATCAGGGAAGCGGCAGCGCGATGACGGTGACAGAGGACGGCTCCATGGCCTCCATGGCCACGGACGAAGTGGTCTACGGGCCGGGTATCGACCCCGAGCGGCTGGCCGTCTGCCTCAGCGTGCTCGAGGAACTCGACACCATCGAGGTCGACCACCCCGACGCGATCAGGGTGCGCCGGGCCACCTCGCACATCTACCGCACGGTCAAGCAGCGCCGCCGCCAGGAGCGCCGGGCCGCCAAGACCGCGCACGACAAGGCGGTCACCGAGGCCACCGCGACCGGCTCCGCCGAGCGCATCGACGACGAGACCGAGGGCATCCTGCCCAGCTCCAAGGTCGAGGAGGGCAGGCTCGCGGGCATACTCCAGCGCCCGCGCTCCTGCTACACCTGCAAGGGCCGCTACGTCGAGGTCGACTACTTCTACCACCAGCTCTGCCCGGACTGCGCCCGCATGAACCGGGCCAAGCGCGACGCCCGTGCCGACCTCACCGGCAAGCGCGCCCTGCTCACCGGCGGGCGCGCCAAGATCGGCATGTACATCGCGCTGCGCCTGCTGCGCGACGGCGCCCACACCACCATCACCACGCGCTTCCCCAAGGACGCCATCCGCCGGTTCAAGGCGATGGAGGACTCGGCGGACTGGATCCACCGCCTGGAGGTCGTCGGCATCGACCTGCGCGATCCGGCGCAGGCCGTGGCCCTGGCCGAGCAGGTCGCCGAGGCGGGCCCGCTCGACATCCTGATCAACAACGCCACGCAGACCGTGCGCCGCCTGCCCTCCGCCTACGCGGCCCTGGTCGAGGGCGAGAGCGCCCCGCTGCCCGCCGGGGAACTCCCCGCCCATCACGTCATCGGCGCCTTCAACTCCGGCGCCGTCGACGGCATCGCCGCGCTCCCCGTCGGCACCAGCGGCCTGGACGCGCAGAAGGTCGCCGACCTCGCCCTCGTCGCGGGCAACGCCAGCGTCGCCCGGCACATCGAGGGCACCGCCATCGACGCCGGCGGCCTGCTCCCCGACGTCGTGGAGACGAACACCTGGGTACAGACCATCGAGCAGATCTCCCCGGTGGAGTTGCTCGAGACCCAGCTGTGCAACTACACCTCGCCGTTCATCCTCATCAGCAAGCTGCGCCCGGCCATGGCCGACGCCGCGAAGAAGGCGGACAGCGGGCGCAGCTACGTCGTCAACGTCTCGGCGATGGAAGGCGTCTTCAGCCGCGGCTACAAGGGCGCCGGGCACCCAAACACCAACGCCGCGAAGGCGGCCATGAACATGGTCACGCGGACCAGCGGCCAGGAGATGTTCGACACCGACGGCATCCTGATGACCTCCGTCGACACCGGCTGGATCACCGACGAACGGCCGCACTACGACAAGCTGCGCCTCGCCGAGGCCGGCTTCCACGCCCCGCTCGACCTGGTCGACGGCGCCGCCCGCGTCTACGACCCGATCGTGCGCGGTGAGGCGGGCGAGGACCTGTACGGCGTGTTCATGAAGGACTACGCGCCCGGCAAGTGGTGACACCCCGCAGGCGACGCGTACTTCGTGGCTGAACTCCCGTTGCGGGCCCCATGGGACTGCAGGGGGACTGCGGCCCCTCAGGGGGCCGGGCCGCGTCGCCGCCTAGACCCCGGGCCCCCCGCGCAACCGCTGGTGCACGGCGTACGGCACTGCCGTGGACGCGGCGCGCACCCGTGTCCCGCCGTCCACGAGCAGATCCGCGCCCGTGACCCACTCGGCCGCGTCGGACACCAGCCACACCACCGCCCGGGCCACGTCCTGAGGTTCCCCGATCCGCCCGAGCGGCAGCCCCGCGGCCACCTCCGCCTCGCCCGGCTCCCACACGAACCGGGCCATCTCGGTGCGCACCAGCCCGGGGGAGACGGAGTTCACCCGCAC
This region includes:
- a CDS encoding SDR family NAD(P)-dependent oxidoreductase, which gives rise to MTVTEDGSMASMATDEVVYGPGIDPERLAVCLSVLEELDTIEVDHPDAIRVRRATSHIYRTVKQRRRQERRAAKTAHDKAVTEATATGSAERIDDETEGILPSSKVEEGRLAGILQRPRSCYTCKGRYVEVDYFYHQLCPDCARMNRAKRDARADLTGKRALLTGGRAKIGMYIALRLLRDGAHTTITTRFPKDAIRRFKAMEDSADWIHRLEVVGIDLRDPAQAVALAEQVAEAGPLDILINNATQTVRRLPSAYAALVEGESAPLPAGELPAHHVIGAFNSGAVDGIAALPVGTSGLDAQKVADLALVAGNASVARHIEGTAIDAGGLLPDVVETNTWVQTIEQISPVELLETQLCNYTSPFILISKLRPAMADAAKKADSGRSYVVNVSAMEGVFSRGYKGAGHPNTNAAKAAMNMVTRTSGQEMFDTDGILMTSVDTGWITDERPHYDKLRLAEAGFHAPLDLVDGAARVYDPIVRGEAGEDLYGVFMKDYAPGKW